The following proteins are encoded in a genomic region of Primulina huaijiensis isolate GDHJ02 chromosome 3, ASM1229523v2, whole genome shotgun sequence:
- the LOC140974419 gene encoding tRNA (guanine(26)-N(2))-dimethyltransferase 1-like: protein MGGAGEVIVDDREKHNGAPAVEQFDLNDFTVIKEGKAEILMHTKNKVFFNKAQVNNRDMSIAVLRTFISKHKQEHEAMISKRMKTKPKVVEEPSVEPEGITDSIPHNGKDNVVCEVSEEISQEGPCSISENRAANHLENTRRELMPPRVLEALSASGLRALRYALEVDEIGQVVALDNDKASVEACRRNINFNGSVARSKVESQFADARVYMLTHPKEFDVVDLDPYGSPSVFLDSAVQSVADGGILMCTATDMAVLCGSNGEACYSKYGSYPLRGKYCHEMALRILLACIESHANRHKRCIVPILSVQMDFYVRVFVRIYSSASAMKNTPLKLSYVYQCTGCDSFHLQPIGRTVSKNNNVKYHPGFGPVVPQVCSDCGKKYNMGGPVWSAPIHDQEWVTSILADVNSAQDNYPAYDKISAVLTTISEELPDVPLFLSLHNLGATLKCTSPSAVIFRSAVINAGYRISGSHANPLGLKTDAPMNVIWDIMRCWVKKHPVKAQPPDQAGSLILAKEPVLQANFARAVASLSKSQVNKVARFLPNPERHWGPKLRAGRKITSKHISLLGAEAVNGLNNHNEEDENPSKRIKTEGSTP from the exons ATGGGCGGCGCTGGTGAAGTAATCGTGGATGACCGGGAAAAGCATAACGGTGCCCCTGCAGTGGAGCAGTTTGATCTCAATGATTTCACCGTGATTAAAGAAGGGAAGGCTGAAATCTTAATGCACAccaaaaataaagtttttttcAATAAAGCCCAG GTTAACAACAGAGACATGTCCATTGCGGTTTTGAGAACATTTATATCAAAACACAAACAAGAGCACGAAGCGATGATATCCAAAAGAATGAAAACTAAGCCCAAGGTTGTAGAGGAGCCTTCTGTTGAGCCAGAAGGTATTACTGATTCCATTCCTCACAATGGGAAAGATAATGTAGTGTGTGAAGTCTCTGAAGAGATTTCACAAGAGGGACCTTGCAGCATCTCCGAAAATAGGGCTGCTAATCACCTGGAGAACACTCGGAGAGAATTGATGCCACCACGAGTTCTTgag GCATTGTCGGCCTCTGGGCTTAGAGCTTTGAGATATGCTCTTGAAGTTGATGAAATTGGTCAAGTTGTAGCCCTGGACAATGATAAAG CATCTGTGGAAGCTTGCAGGAGAAATATAAACTTTAATGGTTCAGTAGCACGCTCGAAGGTGGAATCCCAGTTTGCTGATGCTCGAGTTTACATGCTTACCCATCCAAAAGAATTTGATGTG GTTGATCTTGACCCTTATGGTTCACCATCTGTCTTCCTAGACTCTGCTGTCCAATCGGTTGCAGATGGAGGGATATTGATGTGCACAGCAACTGATATGGCTGTGCTGTGTGGGAGCAATGGTGAGGCATGCTACTCCAA ATATGGCTCTTACCCACTGAGAGGAAAATACTGCCATGAAATGGCTTTGAGGATCCTTCTTGCATGTATTGAG AGCCATGCAAACCGTCACAAGAGATGCATTGTTCCCATATTATCTGTTCAAATGGATTTTTATGTACGAGTTTTTGTTCGAATATACAG ttcagcaagtgcgatgAAGAACACTCCTTTGAAGCTCTCATATGTTTATCAGTGCACTGGTTGTGATTCTTTTCATCTCCAGCCAATTGGAAGGACTGTCTCGAAG AATAACAATGTGAAATACCATCCTGGATTTGGTCCTGTCGTTCCCCAAGTGTGCAGCGACTGCGGCAAGAAATACAACATGGGCGGGCCTGTATGGTCTGCTCCAATCCATGATCAGGAATGGGTAACTTCGATTTTGGCGGATGTTAATTCCGCGCAAGATAATTATCCTGCTTATGATAAGATTTCAGCTGTATTGACTACTATTTCAGAG GAGTTGCCTGATGTCCCTCTGTTTCTGAGTTTGCACAATCTCGGTGCAACATTAAAATGCACATCTCCTTCAGCGGTTATATTTCGTTCCGCGGTGATCAATGCAGGGTATCGTATATCTGGAAGTCATGCCAATCCCTTGGGATTAAAAACAGATGCTCCCATGAATGTGATTTGGGACATTATGCGCTGCTGG GTCAAGAAGCATCCTGTGAAAGCTCAGCCACCTGATCAGGCCGGAAGCCTAATCCTTGCCAAGGAACCTGTTTTGCAG GCTAATTTTGCACGAGCTGTTGCTTCCCTTAGCAAGTCTCAGGTGAACAAAGTTGCTAGATTTCTTCCAAATCCTGAGCGACATTGGGGTCCTAAGCTCAGGGCCGGTCGTAAGATTACTAGCAAACACATATCTCTTCTTGGTGCAGAAGCAGTCAACGGACTAAATAATCATAACGAAGAAGACGAGAACCCAAGCAAGCGTATCAAGACTGAAGGCTCTACCCCCTAa
- the LOC140974420 gene encoding probable UDP-arabinopyranose mutase 2, giving the protein MTTTAPPQLKNELDIVIPTIRNLDFLEMWRPFFEPYHLIIVQDGDPSKTIKVPDGFDYELYNRNDINKILGPKASCISFKDSACRCFGYMVSKKKYIYTIDDDCFVAKDPSGKDINSLEQHIKNLLSPSTPHFFNTLYDPFREGANFVRGYPFSLREGVPTAVSHGLWLNIPDYDAPTQLVKPLERNTRYVDVVLTIPKGTLFPMCGMNLGFDRDLIGPAMYFGLMGDGQPIGRYDDMWAGWCIKVICDHLGLGVKTGLPYIWHSKASNPFVNLKKEYKGIFWQEEIIPFFQSATLSKDSTTVQKCYLELAKQVREKLGEVDPYFVKLADAMETWIEAWDELNPVKAK; this is encoded by the exons ATGACCACCACCGCACCACCACAATTGAAGAATGAGCTCGACATTGTGATACCGACGATCCGAAACCTTGATTTCTTGGAGATGTGGAGACCATTCTTTGAGCCGTACCACTTGATCATAGTCCAAGATGGTGACCCTTCAAAGACAATCAAGGTCCCTGATGGCTTCGACTACGAACTCTACAATCGAAACGACATTAATAAGATTCTTGGCCCCAAAGCGTCCTGCATTTCCTTCAAGGATTCTGCTTGCCGTTGCTTCGGATACATGGTCTCCAAGAAGAAGTACATATACACCATTGATGATGACTGCTTT GTTGCAAAAGATCCGTCTGGTAAAGACATCAACTCCCTCGAACAACACATCAAGAATTTGCTTTCCCCATCAACTCCACATTTCTTCAACACGCTGTATGATCCTTTCAGGGAGGGCGCGAATTTTGTGCGTGGGTACCCTTTCAGTCTCCGAGAGGGTGTTCCAACGGCCGTTTCTCACGGCCTCTGGTTGAACATCCCTGATTATGATGCTCCTACACAGCTTGTCAAGCCTCTCGAGAGAAACACTAG GTATGTTGATGTAGTTTTGACCATACCAAAAGGCACCCTTTTTCCAATGTGTGGCATGAACCTGGGATTTGATCGAGACCTCATTGGCCCCGCAATGTACTTCGGACTCATGGGTGATGGTCAGCCCATCGGGCGATACGACGACATGTGGGCAGGCTGGTGTATTAAG GTTATCTGTGATCATTTGGGATTGGGAGTGAAAACAGGGCTCCCTTACATCTGGCACAGCAAAGCTAGCAATCCATTTGTGAATCTTAAAAAGGAGTACAAAGGAATCTTTTGGCAAGAGGAAATAATCCCATTCTTCCAATCCGCCACCCTTTCTAAGGATTCAACCACTGTGCAGAAGTGTTACCTCGAACTTGCTAAACAGGTGAGGGAAAAGCTTGGAGAAGTAGACCCATATTTTGTGAAGCTGGCAGATGCCATGGAGACATGGATTGAAGCTTGGGATGAGCTCAACCCTGTAAAGGCCAAGTAA
- the LOC140974421 gene encoding cytochrome P450 85A1-like: protein MAGLLVLAGVFWGLCILSAALLRWNEVKYRKKGLPPGTMGWPVFGETTEFLKQGPGFMKNQRSRFGNFFKSHILGCPTVVSMDPELNRYILVNEAKGLVPGYPQSMLDILGKCNIAAIHGSAHKYMRGALLALISPTMIKEQLLPKIDDFMRSHLSDWDSKIIDIQEKTKEMAFLSSLRQIARNEANSIAHDFMPEFFKLVLGTLSLPINLPNTNYHRGFQARLNITNLLRKLVEERRASGETQYDMLGYLLHKENKYKLSDEEMIDLIITILYSGYETISTTSMMAVKYLHDHPKVLEELRKEHMAIREKKKPEDPIDYNDYKSMRFTRAVIYETSRLATIVNGVLRKTTTDMEINGYVIPKGWRIYVYTREVNYDPRLYPDPLTFNPWRWMVKGLEKQNHFLIFGGGTRQCPGKELGLAEISTFLHYFVTKYKWEEVGGDKLMKFPRVEAPNGLHIKISTH from the exons ATGGCAGGCTTGCTAGTACTTGCAGGGGTATTCTGGGGGCTCTGCATCTTGAGTGCTGCTTTATTGAGATGGAATGAAGTCAAATACAGGAAGAAGGGATTGCCTCCAGGTACCATGGGGTGGCCTGTTTTTGGAGAGACCACTGAGTTTCTCAAACAAGGTCCTGGATTCATGAAAAACCAGAGATCAAG ATTTGGGAATTTCTTCAAGTCCCACATCCTGGGATGTCCCACCGTTGTTTCAATGGATCCAGAGCTAAACAGATACATTCTAGTGAATGAAGCAAAAGGGCTAGTACCTGGATATCCTCAGTCCATGTTAGACATATTAGGGAAATGCAATATTGCAGCAATCCACGGCTCTGCTCACAAGTACATGAGAGGGGCATTGCTTGCTCTCATCTCCCCCACCATGATCAAAGAGCAACTCCTGCCGAAAATCGACGATTTTATGAGATCGCATCTTAGTGATTGGGATAGCAAGATCATAGACattcaagaaaaaacaaaagag ATGGCGTTTCTATCATCACTGAGGCAAATAGCAAGGAATGAAGCTAACTCAATAGCTCACGATTTCATGCCTGAGTTCTTCAAGCTTGTATTGGGAACTCTTTCGCTGCCTATTAACCTTCCCAATACAAACTATCATCGTGGATTCCAGGCGAGGCTTAACATTACAAACTTATTGAGAAAACTAGTAGAAGAGAGACGAGCCAGTGGAGAAACTCAGTATGATATGCTTGGTTATCTTCTTCACAAAGAGAATAAATATAAGTTAAGTGACGAGGAAATGATTGACTTAATCATCACAATCTTGTATTCTGGATATGAGACCATTTCGACTACTTCTATGATGGCTGTCAAGTACCTTCATGATCATCCAAAagtacttgaagaattaagg AAAGAACATATGGCAATCAGGGAAAAGAAAAAACCAGAGGACCCTATTGATTACAATGACTACAAATCAATGCGTTTCACACGTGCG GTTATATATGAGACATCAAGATTGGCTACAATAGTCAATGGGGTTTTGAGGAAAACAACTACAGATATGGAAATAAATG GATATGTCATCCCCAAAGGATGGAGAATATATGTGTACACAAGAGAGGTCAACTACGATCCACGATTGTATCCGGATCCATTAACTTTCAATCCATGGAGATGGATG GTGAAAGGCCTTGAAAAACAAAACCATTTCTTGATTTTCGGAGGAGGAACGAGGCAGTGCCCTGGAAAAGAACTGGGATTGGCTGAAATATCAACATTTCTTCATTATTTTGTGACAAAATATAAATGGGAAGAAGTTGGGGGAGACAAGTTGATGAAGTTCCCAAGAGTTGAAGCGCCTAATGGACTTCACATTAAGATTTCCACTCACTAA
- the LOC140972420 gene encoding uncharacterized protein, translated as MGRWMKPEVYPLMAAMAFVTGMCISQLTRNLLLNPDVRINKVHRKTAVLDNQEEGERYAEHGLRKFLRTRPPEVMPTVNRFFSDEN; from the exons ATGGGGCGTTGGATGAAACCCGAG GTTTACCCTCTGATGGCTGCCATGGCCTTTGTTACTGGGATGTGCATATCCCAACTTACAAGGAATTTGCTACTTAATCCCGATGTCAG AATAAACAAAGTTCATCGCAAAACAGCTGTTCTTGACAACCAAGAGGAAGGCGAAAGATACGCAGAGCACGGCCTCCGTAAGTTCCTCCGTACACGGCCACCAGAGGTCATGCCGACTGTCAACCGCTTCTTCTCCGATGAAAACTGA
- the LOC140974422 gene encoding uncharacterized protein isoform X2 gives MKDSGDIITWDAFRAHFTQEYAPPSYYAAKEEEFNQLVQGNKSVVEYASQFYALLPYFPHVARNDQAKLSRFLHGLQRTVHTLVMTGLPNTYIQAVEKAKKIEASLLRGDPQPGSSSISQGSGSSMSQPVDLPPYQPVQSYQQPKQQRYKAKRKQFKKKSQSSSSSSGSARGGGSVGSSSTVHCDRCGGRHFSSQCVGVQGTCHNCGQVGHYARVCPNAGRQQFQPQPFGQVPRGPVFRPYAPTQSFQQSSYPPPRGPIQQPFPGPQQAQVHALTQDQAQDAPGGVIAGYPGGFDASGGASGSGAQSSSHG, from the exons ATGAAGGACTCTGGTGACATTATTACTTGGGATGCTTTTCGTGCTCATTTTACCCAAGAATATGCACCACCATCATATTATGCTGCTAAAGAAGAAGAGTTCAATCAGCTGGTGCAGGGAAATAAATCAGTGGTGGAATATGCTTCACAGTTTTATGCTCTTTTGCCCTATTTTCCACATGTTGCTAGGAATGATCAGGCTAAACTATCACGTTTTCTGCACGGGTTGCAGCGGACTGTTCATACTTTGGTAATGACTGGATTGCCTAATACGTATATTCAAGCAGTGGAAAAGGCGAAGAAAATTGAAGCAAGTTTGCTCAGAGGAGACCCACAGCCAGGTTCATCATCTATTTCTCAGGGATCTGGGAGTAGTATGTCACAGCCAGTGGATTTACCTCCATATCAGCCTGTACAGTCATACCAACAACCCAAACAGCAGAGGTACAAGGCAAAAAGAAAGCAATTCAAGAAGAAGTCTCAATCCAGCTCCTCCAGTTCAGGTAGTGCACGAGGAGGAGGTTCTGTTGGGTCGTCTAGCACTGTGCATTGTGACCGATGTGGTGGTCGACATTTCAGTTCCCAATGTGTAGGAGTTCAAGGGACTTGTCATAATTGTGGTCAGGTTGGACATTACGCCAGGGTATGTCCTAATGCAGGGAGACAGCAGTTCCAGCCACAACCGTTTGGTCAAGTTCCCCGTGGACCAGTCTTTAGACCATATGCTCCTACCCAATCATTTCAGCAATCTAGTTACCCACCTCCCAGAGGTCCTATTCAGCAGCCATTTCCAGGACCACAGCAAGCCCAAGTCCATGCTTTGACTCAGGACCAGGCTCAGGATGCACCAGGAggagtgattgcag gttatccaggaggatttgacgcgtctggtggagcgtcaggtagtggtgcccagtcgtcgagtcatggttga
- the LOC140974422 gene encoding uncharacterized protein isoform X1, which produces MKDSGDIITWDAFRAHFTQEYAPPSYYAAKEEEFNQLVQGNKSVVEYASQFYALLPYFPHVARNDQAKLSRFLHGLQRTVHTLVMTGLPNTYIQAVEKAKKIEASLLRGDPQPGSSSISQGSGSSMSQPVDLPPYQPVQSYQQPKQQRYKAKRKQFKKKSQSSSSSSGSARGGGSVGSSSTVHCDRCGGRHFSSQCVGVQGTCHNCGQVGHYARVCPNAGRQQFQPQPFGQVPRGPVFRPYAPTQSFQQSSYPPPRGPIQQPFPGPQQAQVHALTQDQAQDAPGGVIAAGYPGGFDASGGASGSGAQSSSHG; this is translated from the exons ATGAAGGACTCTGGTGACATTATTACTTGGGATGCTTTTCGTGCTCATTTTACCCAAGAATATGCACCACCATCATATTATGCTGCTAAAGAAGAAGAGTTCAATCAGCTGGTGCAGGGAAATAAATCAGTGGTGGAATATGCTTCACAGTTTTATGCTCTTTTGCCCTATTTTCCACATGTTGCTAGGAATGATCAGGCTAAACTATCACGTTTTCTGCACGGGTTGCAGCGGACTGTTCATACTTTGGTAATGACTGGATTGCCTAATACGTATATTCAAGCAGTGGAAAAGGCGAAGAAAATTGAAGCAAGTTTGCTCAGAGGAGACCCACAGCCAGGTTCATCATCTATTTCTCAGGGATCTGGGAGTAGTATGTCACAGCCAGTGGATTTACCTCCATATCAGCCTGTACAGTCATACCAACAACCCAAACAGCAGAGGTACAAGGCAAAAAGAAAGCAATTCAAGAAGAAGTCTCAATCCAGCTCCTCCAGTTCAGGTAGTGCACGAGGAGGAGGTTCTGTTGGGTCGTCTAGCACTGTGCATTGTGACCGATGTGGTGGTCGACATTTCAGTTCCCAATGTGTAGGAGTTCAAGGGACTTGTCATAATTGTGGTCAGGTTGGACATTACGCCAGGGTATGTCCTAATGCAGGGAGACAGCAGTTCCAGCCACAACCGTTTGGTCAAGTTCCCCGTGGACCAGTCTTTAGACCATATGCTCCTACCCAATCATTTCAGCAATCTAGTTACCCACCTCCCAGAGGTCCTATTCAGCAGCCATTTCCAGGACCACAGCAAGCCCAAGTCCATGCTTTGACTCAGGACCAGGCTCAGGATGCACCAGGAggagtgattgcag caggttatccaggaggatttgacgcgtctggtggagcgtcaggtagtggtgcccagtcgtcgagtcatggttga